In Candidatus Vicinibacter proximus, the following are encoded in one genomic region:
- a CDS encoding class I SAM-dependent methyltransferase, translating to MFKAINRNEEIEDREFDLMFPLEIQADSEFHFTPIKIAKLAATYLADNQETKILDIGSGAGKFCMIGSACTDAFFVGVEQRSHLNNIAIRLCNEHDLTKIDFIHSNITSISFSDYDAFYFFNSFHEHLDHTGRMDDSQSWSKKLYEDYSLYVKSELDKMPAGTKLVTYFSYLDEVPDSYELQYSYEEYKLKMWQKKF from the coding sequence TTGTTTAAAGCAATTAACCGTAATGAAGAAATAGAAGATCGGGAGTTTGATTTGATGTTTCCTCTGGAAATTCAAGCTGACTCGGAATTTCATTTCACCCCAATCAAAATTGCCAAACTTGCTGCAACCTATCTTGCGGACAACCAGGAAACTAAAATACTGGACATTGGTTCGGGTGCAGGAAAATTCTGTATGATCGGGTCTGCCTGCACTGATGCTTTTTTTGTAGGCGTAGAACAAAGGAGTCATCTGAATAACATTGCGATCCGGTTATGCAATGAACATGATTTAACAAAAATTGATTTCATCCACTCCAACATCACTTCCATTTCATTTAGTGATTATGATGCCTTTTATTTTTTTAATTCATTTCATGAGCATCTCGATCACACCGGAAGAATGGATGACAGCCAGAGCTGGAGTAAAAAATTGTATGAAGATTATTCTCTTTACGTAAAATCAGAACTGGACAAAATGCCCGCCGGAACTAAACTAGTGACTTATTTCAGTTATCTGGATGAAGTTCCCGATAGCTACGAACTACAGTACTCATACGAAGAATACAAACTGAAAATGTGGCAAAAGAAATTTTGA